In the genome of Conger conger chromosome 8, fConCon1.1, whole genome shotgun sequence, one region contains:
- the LOC133135896 gene encoding nocturnin-like isoform X1: MYSSTNVTRLCSTLVQEALCAPKFGSRVKNPLKKLSSPASLYHQLFLDGRINNRVPAKAATRGLAYCSTDYSMGSSTSRLYSALAQPLRSGPQARADPCGKQGAHEEPTDPDRLLKECEEALRNRPARLHRDFVFPNGSTHLSPPIRVMQWNILAQALGEGTDNFVECPPDALNWAERKYLILEEILTYRPDILCLQEVDHYFDTFQPVLHSLGYHGTFCPKPWSPCLDVESNNGPDGCALFFRRDRFELLRSACLRLTAQAAKTNQVAIVQTLRCRATGRPLRAAVTHLKARSGWERLRSAQGSDLLRSLGGEEGNSDAPLVVCGDFNAEPGEDVYRLFSTSSLGLDSAYKRLSSDGSSEPPYTTWKIRPSGESRHTLDYIWYSHQDLRVDAVLDLPTDEQIGPGRLPSYSYPSDHLSLVCDIRFQDKLQ; the protein is encoded by the exons ATGTATTCGTCAACTAACGTTACTAGGCTGTGTTCTACCCTAGTACAAGAGGCGTTGTGTGCGCCTAAATTCGGGTCACGGGTTAAAAATCCACTGAAGAAACTATCCTCGCCGGCCTCTCTCTATCACCAATTATTCCTGGACGGCCGAATCAACAACCGAGTTCCAGCGAAAGCAGCAACGCGAGGTTTGGCGTACTGTAGCACAG ACTATTCCATGGGCAGTAGCACCAGCCGGCTGTACAGTGCCCTGGCCCAGCCCCTGAGAAGTGGCCCCCAGGCCCGGGCGGACCCCTGTGGGAAGCAGGGGGCCCACGAGGAGCCCACTGACCCCGACAGACTGCTGAAGGAGTGTGAGGAGGCGCTGCGAAACCGCCCCGCCCGGCTTCACCGAGACTTCGTCTTCCCCAATGGCAGCACCCACCTGAGCCCACCCATCCGGGTCATGCAGTGGAACATCCTCGCCCAGG CTCTCGGCGAAGGCACGGATAACTTCGTGGAGTGCCCTCCAGACGCCCTGAATTGGGCCGAGCGCAAGTACCTCATCCTGGAGGAGATCCTGACCTACCGCCCTGATATCCTGTGCCTGCAGGAGGTGGACCACTACTTCGACACCTTCCAGCCAGTCCTCCACAGCCTGGGCTACCATGGCACCTTCTGCCCCAAGCCCTGGTCCCCCTGCCTGGACGTGGAGAGCAACAACGGCCCCGACGGCTGTGCGCTATTCTTCCGCCGTGACCGATTCGAGCTGCTTCGCAGCGCCTGCCTCCGGCTGACCGCCCAGGCCGCCAAGACCAACCAGGTGGCCATCGTACAGACCCTGCGGTGCAGGGCGACGGGGCGCCCCCTACGGGCAGCGGTGACCCACCTGAAGGCTCGCAGCGGGTGGGAGCGTCTGCGGAGCGCCCAGGGCTCGGACCTGCTGAGGAGcctggggggggaggagggcaaCAGCGACGCCCCGCTGGTGGTCTGCGGAGACTTCAACGCCGAGCCCGGCGAGGACGTCTACCGCCTGTTCTCCACCTCCAGCCTGGGCCTGGACAGCGCCTACAAGCGGCTGAGCTCAGACGGGAGCTCGGAGCCACCGTACACCACCTGGAAGATAAGGCCCTCCGGGGAGAGCCGTCACACGCTGGACTACATCTGGTACTCCCACCAAGACCTCCGAGTCGATGCGGTGCTGGACCTGCCCACCGACGAGCAGATCGGGCCGGGCCGCCTGCCCTCCTACAGCTACCCCTCGGACCACCTCTCCCTGGTCTGCGATATCCGTTTCCAGGACAAGCTCCAATAA
- the LOC133135896 gene encoding nocturnin-like isoform X2: MSALRRSALIQRELYVKVNFEIFARFVDYSMGSSTSRLYSALAQPLRSGPQARADPCGKQGAHEEPTDPDRLLKECEEALRNRPARLHRDFVFPNGSTHLSPPIRVMQWNILAQALGEGTDNFVECPPDALNWAERKYLILEEILTYRPDILCLQEVDHYFDTFQPVLHSLGYHGTFCPKPWSPCLDVESNNGPDGCALFFRRDRFELLRSACLRLTAQAAKTNQVAIVQTLRCRATGRPLRAAVTHLKARSGWERLRSAQGSDLLRSLGGEEGNSDAPLVVCGDFNAEPGEDVYRLFSTSSLGLDSAYKRLSSDGSSEPPYTTWKIRPSGESRHTLDYIWYSHQDLRVDAVLDLPTDEQIGPGRLPSYSYPSDHLSLVCDIRFQDKLQ; the protein is encoded by the exons ATGTCTGCTCTTCGGCGTTCTGCTCTGATCCAGCGAGAGCTGTATGTCAAAGTGAATTTTGAAATCTTTGCTCGTTTTGTCG ACTATTCCATGGGCAGTAGCACCAGCCGGCTGTACAGTGCCCTGGCCCAGCCCCTGAGAAGTGGCCCCCAGGCCCGGGCGGACCCCTGTGGGAAGCAGGGGGCCCACGAGGAGCCCACTGACCCCGACAGACTGCTGAAGGAGTGTGAGGAGGCGCTGCGAAACCGCCCCGCCCGGCTTCACCGAGACTTCGTCTTCCCCAATGGCAGCACCCACCTGAGCCCACCCATCCGGGTCATGCAGTGGAACATCCTCGCCCAGG CTCTCGGCGAAGGCACGGATAACTTCGTGGAGTGCCCTCCAGACGCCCTGAATTGGGCCGAGCGCAAGTACCTCATCCTGGAGGAGATCCTGACCTACCGCCCTGATATCCTGTGCCTGCAGGAGGTGGACCACTACTTCGACACCTTCCAGCCAGTCCTCCACAGCCTGGGCTACCATGGCACCTTCTGCCCCAAGCCCTGGTCCCCCTGCCTGGACGTGGAGAGCAACAACGGCCCCGACGGCTGTGCGCTATTCTTCCGCCGTGACCGATTCGAGCTGCTTCGCAGCGCCTGCCTCCGGCTGACCGCCCAGGCCGCCAAGACCAACCAGGTGGCCATCGTACAGACCCTGCGGTGCAGGGCGACGGGGCGCCCCCTACGGGCAGCGGTGACCCACCTGAAGGCTCGCAGCGGGTGGGAGCGTCTGCGGAGCGCCCAGGGCTCGGACCTGCTGAGGAGcctggggggggaggagggcaaCAGCGACGCCCCGCTGGTGGTCTGCGGAGACTTCAACGCCGAGCCCGGCGAGGACGTCTACCGCCTGTTCTCCACCTCCAGCCTGGGCCTGGACAGCGCCTACAAGCGGCTGAGCTCAGACGGGAGCTCGGAGCCACCGTACACCACCTGGAAGATAAGGCCCTCCGGGGAGAGCCGTCACACGCTGGACTACATCTGGTACTCCCACCAAGACCTCCGAGTCGATGCGGTGCTGGACCTGCCCACCGACGAGCAGATCGGGCCGGGCCGCCTGCCCTCCTACAGCTACCCCTCGGACCACCTCTCCCTGGTCTGCGATATCCGTTTCCAGGACAAGCTCCAATAA
- the LOC133135896 gene encoding nocturnin-like isoform X3, protein MGSSTSRLYSALAQPLRSGPQARADPCGKQGAHEEPTDPDRLLKECEEALRNRPARLHRDFVFPNGSTHLSPPIRVMQWNILAQALGEGTDNFVECPPDALNWAERKYLILEEILTYRPDILCLQEVDHYFDTFQPVLHSLGYHGTFCPKPWSPCLDVESNNGPDGCALFFRRDRFELLRSACLRLTAQAAKTNQVAIVQTLRCRATGRPLRAAVTHLKARSGWERLRSAQGSDLLRSLGGEEGNSDAPLVVCGDFNAEPGEDVYRLFSTSSLGLDSAYKRLSSDGSSEPPYTTWKIRPSGESRHTLDYIWYSHQDLRVDAVLDLPTDEQIGPGRLPSYSYPSDHLSLVCDIRFQDKLQ, encoded by the exons ATGGGCAGTAGCACCAGCCGGCTGTACAGTGCCCTGGCCCAGCCCCTGAGAAGTGGCCCCCAGGCCCGGGCGGACCCCTGTGGGAAGCAGGGGGCCCACGAGGAGCCCACTGACCCCGACAGACTGCTGAAGGAGTGTGAGGAGGCGCTGCGAAACCGCCCCGCCCGGCTTCACCGAGACTTCGTCTTCCCCAATGGCAGCACCCACCTGAGCCCACCCATCCGGGTCATGCAGTGGAACATCCTCGCCCAGG CTCTCGGCGAAGGCACGGATAACTTCGTGGAGTGCCCTCCAGACGCCCTGAATTGGGCCGAGCGCAAGTACCTCATCCTGGAGGAGATCCTGACCTACCGCCCTGATATCCTGTGCCTGCAGGAGGTGGACCACTACTTCGACACCTTCCAGCCAGTCCTCCACAGCCTGGGCTACCATGGCACCTTCTGCCCCAAGCCCTGGTCCCCCTGCCTGGACGTGGAGAGCAACAACGGCCCCGACGGCTGTGCGCTATTCTTCCGCCGTGACCGATTCGAGCTGCTTCGCAGCGCCTGCCTCCGGCTGACCGCCCAGGCCGCCAAGACCAACCAGGTGGCCATCGTACAGACCCTGCGGTGCAGGGCGACGGGGCGCCCCCTACGGGCAGCGGTGACCCACCTGAAGGCTCGCAGCGGGTGGGAGCGTCTGCGGAGCGCCCAGGGCTCGGACCTGCTGAGGAGcctggggggggaggagggcaaCAGCGACGCCCCGCTGGTGGTCTGCGGAGACTTCAACGCCGAGCCCGGCGAGGACGTCTACCGCCTGTTCTCCACCTCCAGCCTGGGCCTGGACAGCGCCTACAAGCGGCTGAGCTCAGACGGGAGCTCGGAGCCACCGTACACCACCTGGAAGATAAGGCCCTCCGGGGAGAGCCGTCACACGCTGGACTACATCTGGTACTCCCACCAAGACCTCCGAGTCGATGCGGTGCTGGACCTGCCCACCGACGAGCAGATCGGGCCGGGCCGCCTGCCCTCCTACAGCTACCCCTCGGACCACCTCTCCCTGGTCTGCGATATCCGTTTCCAGGACAAGCTCCAATAA